The genomic stretch AGATTTCTGTACCCACTCGCATAGCGTGCGGGTACAGAAATCTCGGTTTTAATTTTACTTATGCTTGACTACTTACCTATCATAGGTTGCAGATTTCTCTACCATGGCTATTACCAACCACATCCCAGAAATGAGTGATGAAGCGAAGCGTCGCCACTCACTTCTGGGGTGTAGATTTCTCCTAATGTTAAGTGACGATAGCTATATATTTTTTAGGCTAGAGAATTTGTTTTAGTAGCCATTTTTACGGAATACTTATATAGACAGATTCTTTAGATAAATTATTTTGACGTGTGATCGTAAAAATGCGATCGCTAGGATGAGTTTGATATGAAAAGTGTAGATATTGATTCTGTAACTCCATCTGTGGATGATTACAGAAACCACCAAGTCCAAATTGAGTTTACAGGTGGCATTCAGCAAGGAAAAGTGCAAGGCAAGACTCAGATAGTCACTATTGCCTATAGCTCCCTTTCCAAAAGAATGCAAACAATTCGTCGGCTAGGTGGAAAGATTGTCAATGTCTCTATTCTTCGCTTTCAGGCTGATGATATATCAAGGATTGACGATGAGCATGTTGATGCTAATCCCGCGATCGCAACCAGTATTGACAATATTCATACGATCGCAGAATCCGCAGCATCTATCGAGCCATCCGATAAGGCGATCGATCAGCCTGCTGAGGTGAACACAGAAAGTACTTTTTTAGAAGAATCTCATACACCTATTGTTGAAGAGATTGCTACTGAGCCATCTCTTGCTCAAAATGAGCATCATAGCCATGATGTAGAAAACTTGGAGAGTAATGCAGATATTACTTCGCAAGATATTTCGGAAGATATTGTTGTAGTAGTGCCAGAAGCGATCGCCCTTGTCTCTGAAGTTACGACTGAAGAGACTTTAGAAATGATTGCTGAGCCTAGAGTTATTCCTGAGAATATTCTTGAGGAGCCTGTAAAAACTGTTGATGAACCAGAAACTATTTCTAAAAATGTTGCAGAGCCGACGGTAGAAACTGTTGCGAAAAAGGGGGATATCGCTGGAGAAAATATAGCAGCAGAAATATTACCAATAGCTGCTCCGAAAAAATCCAAGTCTAGCTTAGTAGCACCTAAGTCCAAAAAAACACGGACTTCCGCTAAACATGGGTTTAATAAACTTGATTCTAAGCTCAAAACCCACGAACCTATAACCAATACCCCTATAGCTCCTATAGCCAATATAGAGTTAGAGATCGCAATACCAGCGCCAGTGGTAGAACCAGAAATTTATACGCCAGTGGTAGAGTCAGTCCCAGAAATTGACGTGAAGATTACCGACCCCGTGATAGA from Pseudanabaena sp. Chao 1811 encodes the following:
- a CDS encoding phycobilisome linker polypeptide yields the protein MKSVDIDSVTPSVDDYRNHQVQIEFTGGIQQGKVQGKTQIVTIAYSSLSKRMQTIRRLGGKIVNVSILRFQADDISRIDDEHVDANPAIATSIDNIHTIAESAASIEPSDKAIDQPAEVNTESTFLEESHTPIVEEIATEPSLAQNEHHSHDVENLESNADITSQDISEDIVVVVPEAIALVSEVTTEETLEMIAEPRVIPENILEEPVKTVDEPETISKNVAEPTVETVAKKGDIAGENIAAEILPIAAPKKSKSSLVAPKSKKTRTSAKHGFNKLDSKLKTHEPITNTPIAPIANIELEIAIPAPVVEPEIYTPVVESVPEIDVKITDPVIEASETVVEEAVVEEAVVEIHGATNVESIEEAVVETNPESVGESVETNLVEEAVVKTNLETVDESVEIHQPVVEPQNQHVDEVIPEPELQTSLADVVTPDPETVNAETPAIADEHTSIALPQTEVIATSAKSKKSKTASKSGHGFSKPKSRK